The genomic region CGTTTGGCCGTGCGCTGCTGCCCGGCATCGTCGCGCTCGCGCTGCTCGGATCGGCCTCTCTGGCGCAGGAATCCTACAAGACACCGGAAGAGGCCGCCTCTGCGCTTGCCGCCGCGGTCAAGAGCGGCCCGAAAGACATTTTGAAAGTGCTCGGCAGGAACGCGGAGGACATCGTGTCGTCCGGCGACGAGGTTGCCGACAACGACATTCGGGCGCGCTTCACCGCGATGTACGACGCCAAGCACGGCATCAAGGCGGAGGGCAACAAGACTGCCACCTTGATCCTCGGGCCGGAGGACTTCCCGTTCCCAATTCCGCTGGTCAACACCAGGACGGGCTGGGCGTTCGACACCGACGAGGGACGCATCGAGGTGCTGCGCCGTCGCATCGGCCGCAACGAGCTCGACGCGATCCAGACCGCGCTCGCCTTCGTCGACGCGCAAAACGAATATGCCGAGAAGGACCGCGGTGAGGGCGTCGGCGTCTACGCGCAGCGCATCGTCTCCTCGCCCGGCAAGAAGGACGGCCTGTTCTGGCGCGACGACAGCGATCCGAGCCCGCTCGGTGCGCTCGCGGCCGAAGCCTCGAAGGAGGGCTATCGCGGCGGTGACGTCGGACCTGAACCTTATCACGGCTATTACTTCCGGATTCTCAAAGGGCAGGGGCGGGACGCGCGAGGGGGTGCGCTCGACTATGTCGTCAAGGGCAAGATGATCGGCGGCTTCGCCCTGATCGCCTGGCCGGCGGAATATGGCAATTCGGGCGTCATGACCTTCCTCGTCAATCATGACGGCGTCGTCTACCAGAAGGATCTCGGCAAGCGCACCGAGTTCATCGCGCAGCGCATCACGCTGTTCGATCCCGACCAGACCTGGAAGAAGGTCGATGCCGCAAAACCCTGAGCGGCGAGCGCGCCGGCGCGCATTTCGCCTGATCGCGCTGCTTCTGCTTGCACTCGGGCTGACCGCGCCGGCGACGCAGTCCTTCGCGCAAGCCGCCGGTCAAGTCCGGGTCAAAATCGTCAAGGCAGGCCTCCTGGTCGGCGGTGGCGCCGGCAGCGGGGTGTTGACCTACCGGGGCAAGACCTATCCCTTCAAGGTCAGCGGTCTGAGTTTCGGCATCACGGTCGGCGCAACTTTCGGCCGTCTCGACGGCTGGGCATCCGGCATCCGGGAGGTCGGTGACTTCGCCGGCACCTACAGTTCCGTCGGCGGCGGCTTTGCGCTGGTCGGCGGTGCCAACGGTGTGCACCTCCGCAACGAAAAGGGCGTCACGATGGTGTTGCAAGGCCCGAAGGCGGGACTCGAGCTGGCGGCCAATATCAGTCAGATCACGATCGCTTTGAGGTGAGGCTCAAGCCGGGCGCGCGGATCCAAGCGGGAGCGACAGGTGGACCGTCCTCGGATCGTCACTCCGCGCAAGCTTGAAGCCCGCCTTCGCGAACACGCTTCGCATGGGCGAATTGTCGGACAGAACCTCGGCCGTGAGTTCTCGTACGCCTTGGGCGCGCGCGATGTCTGTCAGGTGCCGCAACAATAGGGAGCCCACGCCGCGACCTTGCCAGGCATCCACCACGACGAAGGCCATCTCGGCCTGACCGGGCTCGACGACAACGTACCGGCCGCCGCCGATAATGGCGTCTCGACCCTGTTCTTCGGCGAGAGCCGCCAGCGCAACGTGATTGACGAAATCCACGTCCATGAAGTAGGCCCGCTCCTTCTCCGAGAAATGCCGTTTCAAAATGAAGAACCGGCTCTGCAGCGATTGCGGCCCGGTACGCGCGATGGCAGTGAGCATATCCGCCTCGTCGCTGGCGTGAAGCGCGCGGATCTGGATCGGAGTGCCGTCCTTCAGGACGGTTTGCACACTGTAAGTTGCAGCTTGTGACATGTCGATGTCGCTCGTCCAAAACCGTCCAGCCGCGTCTCATGCCCTATGATGCAGGATAAACGCCTCCCAAGCGTGCAGATCATCTTGACCTAGATCAACGTTCGTCCTCGCCCAGCGCCGTCAATTGGAAGGCGACGGAGAGGTCGAGAACATGGCCATGGACAAGTTACAAATTCCGGGCGGTCCCATGTCGGGGCTGGTCGCCTCGGCAGTCGAATACCTGGTCGATGCGGGACAGCGCAGTGTCCTGTTCCTGGATATCATGCGCCGGCGCGGGGATCAGTACAGGGAGCATGTCGCGCAAACCGCGCCGCATGTTTTGCAATATGCGGCCGAATTGATCATGGACGGGCGCCAGTTCGCCGAACCCGTCAATTACGCGCTGGTGCGCATCGTTCCGCCCGAAAACGTCGAGATCGACACGAACCGGCGGCCGTTCGTCGTGGTCGATCCGCGTGCGGGCCACGGCCCCGGCATCGGCGGCTTCAAGGCGGACAGCGAGATCGGTGTGGCGATGAAGGCAGGCCATCCCTGCTACTTCATCGGATTCCTGCCGGATCCGATGCCCGGTCAGACCATCGAGCGCATCGCGCGTGCCGAAGCCATTTTCATCGAAAAGGTCATGAGCCTTCACCCAGATGCCGACGGCAAGCCGTGCGTGATCGGCAATTGCCAGGCCGGATGGGCCGTCATGATCCTGGCCTCGCTGCGTCCCGAACTGTTCGGTCCGCTGATCATCGCCGGCGCGCCGCTGGCCTATTGGGCCGGCGTCCACGGAAAATATCCGATGCGCTACTCGGGCGGGCTCTTGGGCGGAAGCTGGTTGACGGCGCTGACGTCTGATCTCGGCGCCGGCAAGTTCGATGGTGCATGGCTGGTGCAGAACTTCGAGAACCAGAACCCGTCGAATACGCTCTGGACCAAGCAGTACAACGTCTATTCCAAGGTCGACACCGAGGCAGAGCGATACCTTGAATTCGAGCGTTGGTGGGGCGGCCACGTCAACCTGAACGCCGAGGAGATTCAGTTCATCGTCGATGAGCTGTTCGTCGGCAACAACCTCGCAGCCGGCAACATCGAAATGTCCGATGGCCGGAAGGTTGATCTTCGTAACATCAGATCTCCGATCGTGGTGTTCTGCTCGGAGGGCGACAACATCACGCCGCCGCAGCAGGCGCTGCATTGGATCCTCGATTGCTATGCCGATGTCGATGAGATCAGGGCCTATGGCCAGACCATCGTCTACACCGTGCACAAGAGCATCGGCCACCTCGGCATCTTCGTCTCCGGCGGCGTTGCCAAGAAGGAGCATGCGGAATTTTCCAGCAACATCGACCTCATCGACGTTCTGCCGCCCGGGCTCTATGAAGCGACATTCGAGGCGAAGGATGAGGAAACCGCAAGTTCGGATCTGGTCGTCGGCCAGTGGGTGATGCGCTGCGAAGCGCGGACGCTCGACGACATCCGCGCCATGGGCGGCAATTCGCCCGAGGACGAGCGACGCTTTGCCACGGCCAAGCGGATCTCGGAAATCAACCTGGCGGCCTATCAGAAATTCGTCCAGCCGTGGCTCAAGCGCATGGTGATGCCACAGATGGCGGAAT from Bradyrhizobium sp. CB1015 harbors:
- a CDS encoding DUF2950 domain-containing protein, which gives rise to MTGLRSFGRALLPGIVALALLGSASLAQESYKTPEEAASALAAAVKSGPKDILKVLGRNAEDIVSSGDEVADNDIRARFTAMYDAKHGIKAEGNKTATLILGPEDFPFPIPLVNTRTGWAFDTDEGRIEVLRRRIGRNELDAIQTALAFVDAQNEYAEKDRGEGVGVYAQRIVSSPGKKDGLFWRDDSDPSPLGALAAEASKEGYRGGDVGPEPYHGYYFRILKGQGRDARGGALDYVVKGKMIGGFALIAWPAEYGNSGVMTFLVNHDGVVYQKDLGKRTEFIAQRITLFDPDQTWKKVDAAKP
- a CDS encoding GNAT family N-acetyltransferase, with translation MSQAATYSVQTVLKDGTPIQIRALHASDEADMLTAIARTGPQSLQSRFFILKRHFSEKERAYFMDVDFVNHVALAALAEEQGRDAIIGGGRYVVVEPGQAEMAFVVVDAWQGRGVGSLLLRHLTDIARAQGVRELTAEVLSDNSPMRSVFAKAGFKLARSDDPRTVHLSLPLGSARPA
- a CDS encoding DUF3141 domain-containing protein, translating into MAMDKLQIPGGPMSGLVASAVEYLVDAGQRSVLFLDIMRRRGDQYREHVAQTAPHVLQYAAELIMDGRQFAEPVNYALVRIVPPENVEIDTNRRPFVVVDPRAGHGPGIGGFKADSEIGVAMKAGHPCYFIGFLPDPMPGQTIERIARAEAIFIEKVMSLHPDADGKPCVIGNCQAGWAVMILASLRPELFGPLIIAGAPLAYWAGVHGKYPMRYSGGLLGGSWLTALTSDLGAGKFDGAWLVQNFENQNPSNTLWTKQYNVYSKVDTEAERYLEFERWWGGHVNLNAEEIQFIVDELFVGNNLAAGNIEMSDGRKVDLRNIRSPIVVFCSEGDNITPPQQALHWILDCYADVDEIRAYGQTIVYTVHKSIGHLGIFVSGGVAKKEHAEFSSNIDLIDVLPPGLYEATFEAKDEETASSDLVVGQWVMRCEARTLDDIRAMGGNSPEDERRFATAKRISEINLAAYQKFVQPWLKRMVMPQMAEWAHNMHPLRLQYELFSSQNPYMATVKSLAEKAAEERKPVAADNPFLAFQEQISKQVVHALDSWRDSQEALSEAMFLSVYGSPALQAAVGIDPTSTPSRRREMSAEHRAMLEKRIAELKSRIGEGGLREAALRALLYVGSARGMVDERSIEALRQVRREHGGARMSLAEFKMLVREQFFMLLLDREGALAAIPKLLPDDMNARRAAFQAIEQVLSASADVTGERANRLRQIAGLFGLDTADGAERASNVAPFDPKAKAS